Proteins found in one Phalacrocorax carbo chromosome 14, bPhaCar2.1, whole genome shotgun sequence genomic segment:
- the STMN3 gene encoding stathmin-3, with protein MASTVSAYKEKMKELSLLSLICSCFHTQPHPNTIYQYGDMEVKQLDKRASGQSFEVILKSPSDLSPESPILSSPPKKKDLSLEELQRRLEAAEERRKTQEAQVLKQLAEKREHEREVLHKALEENNNFSRLAEEKLNYKMELSREIREAHLAALRERLREKELHAAEVRRNKEQREEISG; from the exons atggccagcaccGTCTCAG cctacaaggagaaaatgaaggagCTGTCTCTGCTCTCCCTCATCTGCTCCTGTTTCCACACCCAGCCCCATCCTAACACCATCTACCAGTATGGAG ataTGGAGGTGAAGCAGCTGGATAAGAGGGCATCAGGCCAGAGCTTCGAAGTGATCCTGAAGTCCCCTTCAGATTTATCTCCTGAGAGCCCGatcctttcctccccccccaagAAGAAGGACCTGTCCCTGGAAGAGCTGCAGAGGAGGCTGGAGGctgcagaagagaggaggaag ACCCAGGAGGCGCAGGTGCTgaagcagctggcagagaaaCGGGAACATGAGCGGGAGGTGCTGCATAAGGCACTGGAGGAGAACAACAACTTCAGCCGCCTGGCTGAGGAGAAGCTCAACTACAAGATGGAGCTGAGCAGGGAGATCCGCGAAGCACATCTCGCCGCCTTGAGGGAGCGGCTCCGTGAGAAG GAACTGCACGCAGCTGAAGTTCGCAGGAACAAGGAACAGCGGGAGGAGATCTCTGGATAA